A window of Stegostoma tigrinum isolate sSteTig4 chromosome 45, sSteTig4.hap1, whole genome shotgun sequence genomic DNA:
CAATTGGAGTGAAGTCGAAATCAGTCAACGTTTGGGAGTGCTGGTTTGACCTCACCAAAGCAATAACCAGCAACTGGGAAATAAACACGGAGAACAAAACTCTTTGCAGGCAAGCTCCGAACATCCAATGTTGCATGAGCTCGCCAGGATCAGACAGTCAATGCATAAGTTAATTGTATTTAACAGCATCAGCGTGGTTCTGTGGAtgccagacacacactctctctcactctcagataataaagtgtggagctggatgaacacagcaggcccagcagcatctcaggagcacaaaagctgacgtttcgggcctagacccttcatcagagagggggatggggagagggttctggaataaatagggagagagggggtggcggaccgaagatggagagaaaagaagataggtggagaggaggttttgggatgcagtgggggagaggggagattttgaagctggtgaagtccacgttgataccattgggctgcagggttcccaggcggaatatgagttgctgttcctgcaaccttcaggtggcatcattgcgcgaccccaccacccaagacatttttccattcccaccctcgtctgccttccgcagagaccactctctccgtgactcccttgttcgctccacactgccctccaaccccaccacacccggcaccttcccctgcaaccgcaggaagtgctacacttccccccacacctcctccctcacccctatcccaggccccctgcacatccgccaatgtggtatactgtatccattgcacccggtgtggcttcctctacattggggaccgctttacagaacacctccgctcggttcgcaataaacaactgcacctcccagtcgcgaaccattttaactccccctcccattctttagatgacatgtccatcatgggcctcctgcagtgccacaatgatgccacctgaaggaacagcaactcatattccgcttgggaaccctgcagcccaatggtatcaatgtggacttcaccagcttcaaaatctccccttcccccactgcatcccaaaaccagcccagcctgtctctgcctctctaacctatcccttcctcctaccccaagccgcacgtccatttcctacctactaacctcatcccacctccttggcctgtctgtcttccctggactgacctatcccctccctacctccccacctatactctcctctccacctatcttcttttctctccatcttcggtccgcctccccctctctccctatttattccagttccctctccccatccccctctctgatgaagggtctaggcccgaaacgtcagcttttgtgctcctgagatgctgcttggcctgctgtgttcatccagcctcacattttattatcttggattctccagcatctgcagttcccattatctctgatacactctctctctctatctctctctgtctcatttctgagtcagaaagttactgggttcactgaaaatTGAGCATATAGGTTCGGGCAGATATGCCCATATAGTACTGAGGGAGGACTGCACAGTCGGAGGTGCGACTGTACAGAGGAGACGCTACATTAAGATCCACATCTGCCCTCTCCAGTGGAAGTAAAAGATCTCATGATACATGAGCAAGGGCAGAGatctccaccctaacccccacccccTTGCAATCCTGACCCAATTGTACCCTTTAACCCAAcatctctcacaaacacaaaGCAAGCAGATCTATCGTTGGGAGCTTTCCACAGTCAGGTCACGTGTCACATTTCCGGCATTGCCACACGCGCGCGGCCGTGCAGTTCAGAAGAAAGTATGTCATTGGCTGTGAAGTTTGGGCAGTTCCAAGGTCAGGGACAGGCGCTACGGAAATGCAGGCTCTTTTCTATGGGCCCCAGGGACCGCAGAGAAACCCACAAGATGGGCTCTGGGACCTGGTGAAGGCACAGTCACTTGACCCCAGCTCGCCCTCGAGGAAAGGATCCCTCAGTCGGACTCAGTTCCAATGACCATCCGCCAACGTCTCACTGAGGACAGAAGCGGATACAACATCAGAAGTAAAATTGGGGGAAAGACTCAACAGTTCCAGTGAGCTTAATTTCGATAATGTATTTAACAAATATTTCGTGGCCAGGCCCAATGAGTCAATGGGCGCAAAGAAACATTCAGCAGAGCTTAGGAGCCCAAGTATCCAGGGGCCAGGCCAAGTGCAAGTCCCTGGGGTCTCCCTGCATTGGTCCTCGCCCCAGTCCCGGTTGGCGCCAACCACCCACCCTGGTGCTCATGAGGGAGGCGTCAAGTGATTGAACGGTTTGAAAATGTTCCACGAGGACTTGGAGTCGTCGGTGTTATTCTTGGGCTTCAGGCAGTTCTGAGGCCACTTGTCCTTGGTCAGGAAGTACAGCAGTGCGTTGAGCCAGGCATTGAAGCTGGCCAAAGGCCTGGTGACCTTGTAGCAGATGGTCACCACCCTCTTGGTGGCGCAGGCCACGTCTGGGACAGCTTTGTTGACCAGGAAGATGGTCTTGGTTACATGGAAGGGGAGGAAGCAAAGGGCGAAGAGAAGGGTAATGGTCACAATGGTCTTGATGGACTTGCGCCTCTTCTCCAGGCCTGGCACTGCCGACTTGAACTCCTGGTTGTTGATGGTCTTAAAGATGGTCTTAATCACACGAGAGTAGCACCAGGCGATGatggaaaagggcaggaaaaagCCAACTGAATGCAGGATGATCCCGTAGGGCACGTAGTGTGGGTACTCGGTGTCGAGGGCGTCGTCCCAACAGTTGGTGGCGTTGTTGAAGGCGGCAGTCTTGGCGAAATGAAAGATGGGGCAAGTGAGGGCCAGGACCACCAGCCACACCAGCACACAGACCACGCGGGCTGTCTTCTTAGTCTCCATGGTGATGGTCTTCATGGGGTGGCAGATCCCAAGGTAGCGGTGGAAGCTGATGCAGGTCAGGAAGAAGATGCTGCAGTAGAGGTTGAAGTAGAAGAGGAAGCGGACCAGGCGGCAGGTGAAGTCTCCAAAGACCCAAACATCGTGCATGATGTAGCTGGCTATGAGGAACGGCAGTGACAGTCCATACATGAAGTCAGTCAGAGCGAGATTGAACATGTAGATGAGGGAGCAGTTCCACTCCTTGCGCCGCTTGAGAATGCTGCAGAGGATGATGGAGTTGAGTGCCAAGCTGAGGATGCACGTGTAGGTGTAGCACACTGGCAGGAAAACGTACTTGTATGATTCATCCTTGTTGCAGGAGTTTGAGGCTGGGATTTCCTCACTCGAACCATTGTCAACCATCGGGCTTGTAACATTTTCATTCATCTTCTAGACTCTGCTGCTTGTCGTAAGCATCGCTCACCGGTTCTGGATTCTCAGACCTGCAAGGGAACACGGAAAGGACAGAGGTGAGAAATctctgggagcttgctgtgcgccCGTCAGCTGCCATGCTTATAAGTGACTGCACTTCGAAAGTGAATAAATCTGACCCGTTGCACATCCCTGATTTGTTTCACTGTGCCCCCTCCATCTAATTCCTTACAACCCTGcaagatctctgcactcctccaattctggcctctcagTTTGGATCACAACCACTGTTCACTCAGCTCTCTGAGCccgaagctctggaattctctcctctAATCCTCTCTgcccttctctcactctctctcttcctttaagatgcttcttaaaaacCAACCTCTTTCATACATCTTGATATCTCCTCCAATGACTGTGTCAATTTTAGTTAGATTGTGCTCCCGGCTTAAGGTGGTATAGAAATGTAAGTtgttataaagtcatacagcacagaaacagactcttcggtccaactcatctaagCAAACCAGgattcccaaactgaactggtcccatttacctgcattctGCTTACGTTCGTCCATACCATTCCTATTCTTatgcctgtctaaatgtcttttaaatatcgtGATTGAACCCcaatctaccacttcctcaagcagcccattccacatatgctccaccctctgtgtgaaaaagttgcccctcaggtcccttttgaatctttcccctcttaccttaaaccctctagttttggattcccctaccctggggaaaagacctcggctattcaccctatccatgcccctcatgattttataaacctctataaggtcactcctcagcctttgatgccATGGGGGAAAGAGCCCTCGTCTGTACAGCACTTTACAACAACCTGGGGTTGTGAACAGCCCACTCGAAGTCTTCTTTAATTAGAGTGCTGCTTCTCTTTCCATCAGCAcacaaaaggccattcagcctgctgcaCCAGTTCTAGCTCTTCATATGATCATGGGTTTCGACTCCcctttcctgcctgttctcccTGCCCCCTCGGTTCCCCAAAAGCCCAAAAAGCCATCCAATCCCAGCCTCAGCGATGGAAATTATAAGATAGACACATGTGATTTTGGTTTGGTCATGCTGACTGGAGGGAAATATTAAAGGGGTTTTGTCCTGACCCCTTAACTGCATCCTCTAGACTATAGATGTGCTGCTGACATTTCCCAGCTGTCTCCTGTCTTTCATTTTGGTTATCCAGCACAGATCTCGATTTTCAAACATCAGCGGGTAGTTCATGTGCCGTGGAATCAGAAGgtcagagttcaaatcccattccagaGGCTTAACCGTAGAACCTGAcccactgagggagtgctgtattgtcactgagccactgtctagCAGATGAAGTGCTGTCTTCCCTCTCTGCTGAACAGAAGTCCAACAGCACCATTCCAGGAGAAGAACTGGCCTTTTGTCTCTATCGCTTTAACCCTGACTATTAACATCCTGAGGTTTAACGATTCACTAATTTAAGTttctggaatactccccacttgccctggatgggagcagctccgacaacactcaagaacaccatccaggacaaaacagcccacgcTTGATTAACTCTACAAACACCATCTTAAACATtcgctccctccaccatcaacacaaagtgtgtaccatctacaagatgcaatgcagaaattcgcTACGGCTcattagacagcatcttccaacccCATGACTACTACCATCTACACTACCGTGTCCCAACATGGAAAAGGGCAaccgatacatgggaacaccaccacttgtagGTTCCccctcaagccactcaccaccctgacatCCAATATATCAATGTTGGATCAAGATCCAGGAGCTGCGTCCCTAACAGCACTATGTATGTGGGTGTTCCTACAGCACAcagattgcaacagttcaagaaggcagctcactcccaccttctcaagaggcaattAGCAacgtgcaataaatgttggcctagccgtTGGCACTCACATCCagtgaacaaaaaaaacaagttagattctccttggagcagagaatatTAAAAGGAGATTGGGTGGACATTTTCCAAAGTTATGAGGAATCTCGATAAATAAGAATAAACTGTTTATAATTGTCTAAGAAGGTGGTTCGGCAACACTCTTCCAGGGCAGTTAGAGCTGCGTATTAAATATTGTCAGACTGTTGGCTAAAGCGCCAGAGGTGAGGGATGATGGGAATTTTTATCAAAAGTTGCCAGTTGTTGTAATCTGGCCGAAAGGGAAGCCACACTCATTTGGAGCTTTCAAAAAGGAATCAGAAAAATATTTGAAACGGGAAGACTTGCAAGCCGCTAGTGTAAGAACACAGGAATtggatgattctttcaaagagtgGGAAACACATAgtatgggccaaacagcctcctgTCCTTTAGGCCTCTGTGATTCCCAGTTCCAAAtacaaaaacatagaaaattcCCCCAGATGAATCCATGATGTGATGACACCCAAAGGAGTCTCATGTCCAAGATTTTCTTGGAAAAAACACCGAGGCTAGGAACTTGtcaattctttctttctgccatCTCTCTCTCGCATCCTTTCTGTTCTTTAGTTTGTTCACTACGGCAGGATTCTGTAAGTTTTCTGCACGGCGGTTGCACAATGTTCTGTGATGAGTAACAATTTAGGTTTGTGACAGTAATCCAAGCTATACTAATCTCTGCAAACTGTTAAAATGTAACCTAGTAACTGGCTAAATTGGGTGTTAAGTAACCAACAAAACCAGACCCCTTGCTCCTAAGAACCtccttttgaagaagagtcaattTTGTTTTGAACCTGAGGCCGTGTGGAACATGTAAAGAAACAGCTCGAGTCACTGGAAAGGGATCTGAACTTTGATAGGTTGAAGTTTGTGAGTGCACATAAGGGCGGTGGTTAAAATCTGTTTACAACCACTTTCAGCTTCACAGGATGAGAACATTGTGTGATATTAATTGGATGACATTCCCATCATAGTGTGGCACGTGCTAGTTGATAAATGCAGTCTTCTGTTTAGAAAAGCATGATGATCGGAAATGACTGTTTCTGGATGGTTCACCAagatgtgtgtgttttttttcaaatgtataAAAGATCTCAATCCCCAGAAACCTGAACCCATAATTGAGGTTgataatactgagggagtgcttcaaTACGGAGGTGTTTCTTTTGGATTTTTCCTTGAAGGTAACCATAAAGAAACCTGTTAATCATACCCAACTAGGGATTTAACCATGCTTCAATGGCTATATACCGTTGGGCAAAGGTTTATAAATAAGTGCTAATAAAAGTGTGTAAAGATTGGCTGTAGTTCGAACTTCCTTGACATTCGAATATAACATATTGGAAGGAAACATAAGAAAATGTACGAtgttggtaaggcaaatcagggcaggacttatacacttaatggtagggtcctggggagtggaGGGAACGaagagacctaggagtgcaggttcacagttccttaaaggtgcagtcacaggtaggcagtgcggtgaagaaggcgtttggtgaGCTCACCTTTATTAGTCAGcgcattgagtgtaggaattgggagggtcacgttgtggctgtacaggacattgattaggccagcattggaatattgcattcaatcctggtctccctgctataagaaggatattgttaaacttgaaagggttcagaaaagatttacaaggatgttgtcggggttggacggtttgagctacagggagaggctgaataggctggggctattttccctggagtgttagagCCTGAGAGGtggctttatagaggtttataaaatcatgaggggcatggatggggtgaatagccaaggtctttccccagaaTAAGGAAAACCAAAACTagggagataacaaagtctggagctggatgaacacaacaggccaagcagcatcttaggagcttctgtgcccctgagatgctgcttggcctgctgtgttcatccagccccacactttgttatcttggattctccagcatctgctgttcccattatctctgatacaaaactagggggatataggtttaagttgacaggagaaagatttaaaaggggatgTCAGGGGCaaacttttcacgcagagggtagtgcgtgtgtggaatgagctgccagaggaagcgatggaccctggtacaattgcaacatttaaaaaagcatctggatggggacatgaattggaagggtttagacggatatgggtcaaatgggactagactaaatTAGGATATGtgattggcatggataagttggaccaaggggtctgtgtccatgctgcacagctctattaCTCTTAAAAATAAGGTTAATAGAGtacttgaagttttttttaaaatctccaacaaGAATTCACTGTCAGAGGGAATGAGGCTCTACATTTTTAATTGTCAGTTTCTAGACCACAGAGTTCAGTTATTGGTCATGTCTTAAAAAGGGGGACTGATGTTACCACTGACAGCAAATATTTTATTAACCAGCCCCTATGGGATCAGGAGTG
This region includes:
- the si:dkey-6n21.13 gene encoding P2Y purinoceptor 3 — encoded protein: MNENVTSPMVDNGSSEEIPASNSCNKDESYKYVFLPVCYTYTCILSLALNSIILCSILKRRKEWNCSLIYMFNLALTDFMYGLSLPFLIASYIMHDVWVFGDFTCRLVRFLFYFNLYCSIFFLTCISFHRYLGICHPMKTITMETKKTARVVCVLVWLVVLALTCPIFHFAKTAAFNNATNCWDDALDTEYPHYVPYGIILHSVGFFLPFSIIAWCYSRVIKTIFKTINNQEFKSAVPGLEKRRKSIKTIVTITLLFALCFLPFHVTKTIFLVNKAVPDVACATKRVVTICYKVTRPLASFNAWLNALLYFLTKDKWPQNCLKPKNNTDDSKSSWNIFKPFNHLTPPS